In Spirosoma aureum, a single genomic region encodes these proteins:
- a CDS encoding LysM peptidoglycan-binding domain-containing protein gives METDNQTTNSRPTGNSSLPALTLIVLVGLIAALLYVGYEYISDDTNGSDELTNVALDTLSQQPVNQDNGEMLMAPEEVDTSSQPAPVDLSQATPPADAPEANAQAEEVAEGNRETTDGKPGPNEKATAVKPADEKPEVAKKEEKPKEEKPKEEKPKAEKPKEEVVAEKPAVTRPKIKPGGVSSSYTVGAGETFYGVANRYNMKVSTLKDMNPGVSESDVKAGITKLNVKVMAVHTVGPGDVLRVVAQKYGVSKEAIMRANKKEKDIATRGERLIIPFPEKQ, from the coding sequence ATGGAAACCGATAATCAAACGACAAACTCCCGTCCGACCGGAAATTCCAGTCTGCCTGCCCTTACGCTCATTGTGCTGGTCGGGTTGATTGCGGCTTTGCTTTATGTGGGCTATGAGTACATTTCCGACGATACCAATGGGTCTGACGAACTGACGAATGTAGCACTCGATACGTTGTCGCAACAGCCTGTAAATCAGGACAACGGTGAGATGTTGATGGCACCGGAAGAGGTAGATACGTCGTCGCAGCCAGCCCCGGTCGACCTGTCGCAGGCGACTCCGCCCGCCGATGCTCCTGAAGCCAATGCACAGGCGGAAGAAGTAGCGGAAGGTAATCGGGAAACCACCGACGGGAAGCCCGGTCCGAACGAAAAAGCGACTGCTGTGAAGCCTGCTGATGAAAAGCCGGAGGTAGCCAAAAAAGAAGAGAAGCCAAAGGAAGAAAAACCGAAAGAGGAAAAGCCTAAAGCCGAGAAACCCAAAGAAGAAGTCGTTGCCGAAAAACCAGCCGTGACCCGACCAAAAATAAAACCCGGTGGTGTTTCCAGTTCGTATACAGTTGGTGCCGGAGAAACCTTTTACGGAGTAGCCAATCGCTACAACATGAAAGTTAGTACACTAAAAGATATGAACCCCGGCGTATCGGAAAGCGATGTTAAAGCCGGTATTACGAAGTTAAACGTAAAAGTGATGGCTGTTCATACGGTTGGCCCTGGTGACGTATTGCGGGTTGTTGCGCAAAAATATGGCGTCAGTAAAGAAGCCATCATGCGGGCCAATAAGAAAGAAAAAGACATTGCTACGCGGGGTGAACGACTCATCATTCCATTCCCCGAGAAGCAGTAA
- a CDS encoding S8 family serine peptidase, which yields MQRFLQLLSGLLLFLTTTVLTAQPLPQYTAQQRASQQALQKTLTEFQASNYQQALTLSRRLNRPIEQRHADGTVSVLRGITERGELLYDRAYSTTRAGQTTRTNALYGGGGLGVSLSGETLQDKLAFWDGGKVRSTHIEFKTGRVAQIDNASTLDVHATHVAGIMVAAGVNPQVRGMAYSTNLRAYDFARGSDTPEMSAAAPNLLVSNHSYGAVAGWNYNDTRITNIKWEWYGDTTINKTEDYKFGLYSSITASWDRIAVNSPNYLIVKAAGNSRGDNGPGDGQPYYIRSSDTISTTPRASQNGYDLISTYGTAKNILTVAAVSYLTNGYNQPSDVSLADFSSWGPTDDGRIKPDISGVGVSVLSTSSDSDSAYTTLSGTSMSSPNVAGSILLLQELFSQRNNGRFLRSSTLKGLVIHTANEAGPAPGPDYRFGWGLLNMEKAGRVILNADQSHLLDERTISQGETYSLTVVASGRGPLVATTCWTDPAGTASSSLNDRTIKLVNDLDLRISDGKTTSQPWVLDPANPANAATQGDNIRDNVEQILIANPVPGKSYTLTVTHKGTLNGSKQDYALLISGIGGKTYCASAPTSTADTKISRVQFGSINQAGSDGCTSYTDFSQVKTSIQAGQQVPLTVSLGTCGGAKNAIVKAFIDWNQNGSFDDAGETVATSTLLNNTTQFITTITVPASAQSGQILRLRIVASETDNAANVLSCGNYTNGETQDYGLNVVRTANDLSAVEMISPDVNFCSNSDLIIAIRIRNLGTAVQRNVPVTVRIYDPGVADVATLTGTIQQIGAFRDSILTFQVPASTPLMAGHTYRFIINTNLDGDQNPDNNLLTETRTTASNPTNGLFTALRCGNDTAIALHNTGGGVAFWYDAPTGGNLLAAGNQTSAPSLPAGGLFYASLNEFSTVIGPANKQAFGGGSYAGNFGPAPLITTKVPLMLESARLYIASAGQLTFTVRKYDNTAISSVTLDVAPTRNKSLTATVNGQLVDDPNDQGAVYPLNLRIPESGDYQITIDYAGGASIFRSNVGVGGFPYQVKTQSGAPIVSIKGSLYNSGTTIDTLKNAWYYFYNLKVRSLDCPSAQRTPVTSTTGIAATASITPNGSTSICQGSSVTLQAATGVGYTFQWLRNGQTISGATSSTVLASTAGNYAVKVANACSPVLSNAIPVSIQTPQTPVITVNSFTLTSNATTNIQWLLDGVPITGATSSTYVAGKTGRYSVRGNVNGCGAATSNDVYLAILAAEPVAEDNSLSVYPNPATRQVTISLSSATAFQQLPAVRLTDMRGLTLRTATLQRDGKNYSIQLDVADLPGGIFFVVVSDEKTQSNWVKRIYKQ from the coding sequence ATGCAACGATTTTTACAGCTACTGTCGGGGTTGCTTTTATTCCTGACAACTACAGTTCTTACGGCTCAACCATTACCTCAATATACAGCGCAGCAACGAGCCAGCCAGCAGGCTCTTCAGAAGACGCTTACGGAATTTCAAGCCAGTAATTACCAGCAGGCCCTAACTCTGTCCCGCCGTCTGAACCGCCCAATCGAACAGCGGCATGCTGATGGTACAGTGTCTGTGTTGCGGGGCATTACGGAGCGTGGTGAATTGCTGTATGATAGGGCGTATAGTACCACTCGAGCGGGCCAGACTACCCGCACCAATGCGCTTTATGGAGGTGGGGGACTGGGGGTATCATTATCAGGAGAAACCCTTCAGGATAAGCTTGCCTTTTGGGATGGGGGCAAAGTGCGTAGTACCCATATTGAGTTCAAAACGGGGCGGGTTGCTCAGATCGATAACGCCAGTACGCTCGATGTACATGCCACTCATGTTGCAGGCATCATGGTAGCTGCGGGTGTCAACCCACAAGTACGCGGTATGGCCTACAGTACCAATCTACGAGCTTATGATTTTGCGAGAGGAAGTGACACTCCGGAAATGAGTGCCGCTGCGCCTAATCTCCTTGTCTCCAATCACTCCTATGGCGCAGTTGCAGGCTGGAATTATAATGACACTCGAATAACAAATATTAAATGGGAATGGTATGGAGATACAACAATTAATAAAACAGAAGATTACAAGTTTGGCCTTTATAGTAGTATTACTGCTTCATGGGATAGGATTGCCGTTAATTCACCGAATTATTTGATTGTAAAAGCGGCAGGAAATAGTAGAGGAGATAATGGCCCAGGCGATGGTCAACCTTACTATATACGCAGTAGTGATACAATTAGCACTACCCCTCGAGCTAGTCAGAATGGTTATGATTTAATAAGTACCTATGGAACAGCGAAGAATATTCTAACTGTGGCCGCTGTAAGTTACCTGACCAATGGCTACAACCAGCCTTCCGACGTTTCCTTAGCCGATTTCAGTAGCTGGGGCCCAACGGATGATGGTCGTATAAAGCCTGACATTTCGGGTGTAGGTGTGTCGGTGCTATCGACAAGCTCCGATAGCGATAGTGCTTATACAACATTGAGCGGCACATCGATGTCGTCGCCCAATGTAGCCGGGTCGATCTTGCTATTGCAGGAATTGTTTTCGCAGCGGAATAATGGGCGCTTTCTTCGTTCATCGACCCTCAAAGGGCTGGTTATTCATACCGCCAATGAAGCAGGACCAGCGCCCGGACCCGATTATCGCTTCGGCTGGGGATTGCTGAACATGGAAAAGGCTGGGCGAGTCATTCTGAACGCCGATCAAAGCCATCTGCTCGACGAGCGTACGATCAGTCAGGGCGAAACCTATTCTCTAACCGTAGTCGCATCGGGGCGTGGGCCACTCGTAGCAACCACCTGCTGGACCGATCCGGCCGGCACAGCCAGTTCCAGCCTGAACGATCGGACAATTAAACTCGTCAATGATCTTGATCTCCGCATTAGCGATGGGAAAACGACCTCGCAGCCGTGGGTGCTAGACCCAGCGAATCCGGCCAATGCGGCCACTCAGGGCGATAACATCCGCGACAATGTGGAGCAGATTCTGATTGCCAATCCCGTACCGGGCAAATCATACACACTAACGGTTACGCACAAAGGCACGTTAAATGGCAGTAAGCAGGATTATGCGCTGCTCATCAGCGGTATTGGCGGAAAAACGTATTGCGCATCCGCACCCACCTCAACGGCTGATACCAAAATCAGTCGGGTACAATTTGGGAGCATCAATCAGGCTGGTTCGGACGGATGTACGTCCTACACGGATTTTTCACAGGTAAAGACTTCCATTCAGGCCGGTCAGCAGGTTCCGCTGACGGTGTCGCTCGGCACGTGCGGGGGAGCGAAAAATGCCATCGTGAAAGCATTTATCGACTGGAATCAGAATGGCAGTTTCGATGATGCGGGCGAAACCGTCGCTACGTCAACTCTGCTGAATAATACAACCCAGTTTATCACAACGATTACCGTTCCGGCCAGTGCACAAAGTGGTCAGATTCTGCGGTTACGCATTGTGGCGAGCGAAACCGATAATGCAGCCAATGTTCTTTCCTGTGGCAATTATACCAATGGTGAGACCCAGGATTACGGGCTCAACGTCGTACGAACCGCCAATGATCTGAGTGCTGTAGAGATGATCTCGCCTGACGTTAATTTCTGCTCGAACAGCGACCTGATCATTGCCATTCGGATTCGTAATCTCGGAACGGCCGTTCAACGCAATGTGCCCGTAACCGTACGAATCTACGATCCCGGCGTTGCCGATGTAGCAACCTTAACCGGAACCATTCAACAAATCGGCGCTTTTCGGGATAGCATCCTGACCTTTCAGGTACCGGCCAGCACGCCATTGATGGCCGGTCACACCTACCGCTTCATCATTAACACGAACCTGGATGGTGATCAAAATCCGGATAACAATTTACTAACCGAAACCCGTACCACGGCCTCTAACCCCACGAACGGTCTGTTTACTGCCCTACGCTGTGGCAACGATACCGCCATTGCGTTGCACAACACGGGCGGAGGTGTGGCCTTCTGGTACGACGCACCAACTGGCGGCAATTTACTGGCGGCTGGCAATCAGACATCCGCTCCGTCTTTGCCAGCCGGTGGTCTGTTTTATGCTTCTCTGAATGAATTTTCTACCGTTATCGGTCCTGCTAATAAACAAGCCTTTGGTGGTGGCAGCTATGCCGGAAATTTTGGTCCGGCTCCGCTTATTACAACGAAAGTGCCACTGATGCTCGAAAGTGCCCGGCTTTACATCGCCAGTGCAGGTCAACTAACGTTTACCGTTCGTAAATACGATAATACGGCTATTTCGAGTGTAACGCTCGATGTGGCTCCAACGCGAAATAAAAGCCTGACCGCGACCGTGAATGGGCAACTTGTCGATGACCCGAATGATCAGGGAGCCGTTTACCCGCTTAACTTACGAATTCCCGAATCCGGTGATTACCAGATAACCATCGATTATGCTGGTGGCGCGTCTATATTCCGGAGTAATGTTGGTGTTGGTGGCTTTCCGTATCAGGTTAAAACGCAATCAGGAGCACCGATTGTCAGCATTAAAGGCTCGTTGTATAACAGCGGGACAACGATCGATACGCTTAAAAATGCCTGGTATTATTTTTACAACCTCAAAGTTCGTTCGCTCGATTGTCCGTCGGCCCAGCGAACACCCGTTACATCAACGACCGGAATTGCCGCAACAGCCAGCATTACACCCAATGGCTCGACCAGTATCTGTCAGGGAAGCAGTGTAACACTACAGGCGGCTACCGGCGTAGGCTACACATTCCAGTGGTTACGCAACGGACAAACGATTTCTGGCGCTACCAGCAGTACGGTTTTGGCATCGACAGCCGGAAATTATGCGGTGAAGGTAGCCAATGCGTGTTCGCCTGTACTGTCAAACGCGATACCCGTATCGATTCAAACGCCCCAGACACCGGTCATTACTGTAAATAGCTTCACCTTAACGTCCAATGCGACAACCAATATTCAATGGTTACTCGATGGCGTTCCCATTACGGGAGCAACGAGTTCAACATATGTAGCTGGAAAAACGGGTCGTTATTCGGTGCGGGGGAATGTGAATGGTTGCGGAGCGGCTACATCCAACGATGTTTATCTGGCAATTCTGGCTGCAGAACCCGTTGCAGAGGATAATAGTCTGTCTGTTTACCCAAATCCGGCTACCCGACAGGTAACGATTTCGTTGTCGTCGGCAACGGCATTTCAGCAGTTACCCGCCGTCCGGCTCACCGACATGCGTGGCCTGACACTCCGAACGGCTACGCTACAGCGTGACGGAAAAAATTATTCCATTCAGCTTGATGTAGCAGATTTGCCTGGCGGTATATTTTTTGTGGTTGTTTCAGATGAAAAAACTCAGAGCAACTGGGTGAAACGCATTTATAAACAGTAA
- the purE gene encoding 5-(carboxyamino)imidazole ribonucleotide mutase, with amino-acid sequence MVGIIMGSLSDRKVMQEAADMLTTLGVAWEMDIVSAHRTPEKMVEYAKTARDRGLRVIIAGAGGAAHLPGMVASLTTLPVIGVPVKSSNSIDGWDSVLSILQMPAGVPVATMALDGARNAGILAAQIIGSADERVSQKLTQFKEELKEKVAEMSRQLTIAPAARP; translated from the coding sequence ATGGTAGGCATTATTATGGGTAGCCTCTCTGACCGTAAAGTCATGCAGGAGGCCGCCGACATGTTAACAACGTTGGGTGTTGCTTGGGAAATGGATATTGTTTCGGCCCATCGCACCCCCGAAAAAATGGTCGAGTATGCGAAAACGGCCCGTGACCGGGGCTTGCGGGTTATTATTGCCGGTGCCGGTGGCGCTGCTCATCTGCCCGGCATGGTTGCTTCGCTGACAACCTTGCCCGTAATCGGGGTTCCCGTCAAATCAAGCAATTCAATCGACGGCTGGGATTCTGTCCTGTCTATTTTACAGATGCCTGCTGGTGTCCCGGTTGCAACGATGGCGCTGGATGGTGCCCGTAATGCGGGTATTCTGGCCGCGCAAATTATTGGAAGCGCTGATGAACGGGTTTCTCAAAAGCTGACGCAGTTCAAAGAGGAGTTGAAAGAAAAAGTGGCCGAGATGAGTCGACAGCTAACCATCGCACCGGCGGCCCGCCCCTAA
- a CDS encoding DUF1800 domain-containing protein: MDKLTRLQQTRYLFARAGFGATPGELNDAARKPLRKVVRQLIKDSESFTALKVVEPDENTTKRALRGLMRNGQLDRDMLRERIRMNAEKVRDLNLQWLDQMASGKGAFREKMALFWHGHFACRTMGQNPLFMQQYANTIRQNALGRFGDLLMAVSKEPAMLQFLNNQQNRKNAPNENFAREVMELFTLGRGNYSEHDIKEAARAFTGWQFTPEGQFVFRERVHDEGEKAIFSKTGAFKGEDVIAMLLENKQTARFVTGKIYRFFVNETDDKNRVEELADQFYKSGYDIAGLMESMFTSDWFYEAKNIGTHIKSPVELLVGMRHALGLTFEQPQTQIFVQRTLGQILFYPPNVAGWAGGRNWIDSSSLLFRMQLPSYVLKAAEVTVRSKEDGDVNTQLLARKGGQRFQVKANWEDFETAFYKTTDADLTDAIAAALLPFPLNTEQRTLIETQLKAAQTRPERIHALTTALMSLPEYQLC; encoded by the coding sequence ATGGACAAACTGACAAGACTGCAACAAACCCGTTACCTGTTTGCGCGGGCTGGCTTCGGTGCTACCCCCGGCGAACTCAATGACGCGGCTCGGAAACCACTCCGGAAAGTGGTACGCCAGCTCATCAAGGATAGCGAATCGTTTACGGCACTGAAGGTCGTTGAACCCGACGAAAACACAACGAAGCGGGCGTTACGAGGGCTGATGCGTAATGGCCAGCTTGATCGGGACATGCTCAGGGAGCGTATCCGGATGAATGCCGAAAAAGTCCGTGATCTTAACCTCCAGTGGCTTGACCAGATGGCGTCGGGAAAGGGCGCTTTTCGGGAAAAGATGGCCTTGTTCTGGCATGGCCATTTCGCCTGCCGGACAATGGGTCAGAATCCGCTGTTTATGCAGCAATACGCCAATACGATCCGGCAGAACGCCCTTGGTCGCTTCGGTGATTTGCTGATGGCGGTTTCGAAAGAACCGGCCATGCTGCAATTTCTCAACAACCAGCAGAATCGGAAGAATGCCCCGAATGAGAATTTTGCCCGCGAGGTGATGGAGCTGTTCACGCTGGGGCGAGGCAACTATTCGGAACATGATATTAAGGAAGCCGCACGGGCGTTTACGGGTTGGCAGTTTACGCCAGAGGGACAGTTTGTTTTCCGGGAACGCGTTCACGACGAAGGCGAAAAGGCCATTTTTAGTAAAACAGGTGCCTTCAAAGGGGAAGACGTGATTGCCATGCTGCTGGAAAATAAGCAGACGGCGCGGTTTGTAACGGGCAAAATCTACCGGTTTTTCGTCAATGAAACGGACGATAAAAATCGGGTCGAGGAGTTGGCCGATCAGTTCTATAAAAGCGGATACGACATTGCCGGACTGATGGAAAGCATGTTTACGTCTGACTGGTTCTACGAGGCTAAAAACATCGGCACCCATATCAAATCACCGGTGGAATTGCTGGTCGGAATGCGTCATGCGCTCGGTCTGACATTCGAGCAGCCCCAAACGCAGATTTTTGTCCAGCGAACATTAGGTCAGATCCTGTTTTATCCGCCGAATGTGGCTGGGTGGGCAGGTGGCAGAAACTGGATCGATTCGTCAAGTTTACTTTTCCGGATGCAATTGCCGAGCTATGTTCTGAAAGCCGCTGAGGTGACCGTTCGGTCTAAAGAAGATGGCGATGTAAATACACAACTCCTGGCCCGAAAGGGTGGTCAGCGTTTTCAGGTAAAAGCGAATTGGGAGGACTTTGAAACCGCCTTTTATAAGACCACGGATGCCGACCTCACCGATGCCATTGCGGCTGCATTGTTACCGTTTCCGCTCAACACCGAACAGCGGACATTAATTGAAACGCAGCTAAAGGCTGCTCAAACCCGCCCCGAACGCATCCACGCATTGACGACAGCCCTGATGAGCTTGCCGGAATATCAACTTTGTTAA
- a CDS encoding Gfo/Idh/MocA family protein, producing MTRWGILGPGRIAHKFVQDLLTLPDAQLYAVASSNQQRADEFAQQYGATHAFGSYEDLLTLPDLDVVYVATPHTQHHENAMMLLKGGVAVLGEKPFAMDGKQVKEMVDTARSGKVFLMEALWSRFMPGIVRAHELAQSGAIGKIVSVKADFGFKAPFSPDGRLFNKALGGGALMDIGIYPLFLSYLMLGKPATIKASAIFGTTGVDEQCGMVLTYDDGQLALLDSTLQAKTDCVGIIQGESGQIRIHSRFHEAKGITLHLEGQDPTDFDFDRNTHGYDYEAQHVMQCLAEGRTESPVWSLDDSVNLMTLLDAIRAEAAIVY from the coding sequence ATGACCCGCTGGGGAATTTTAGGACCGGGCCGTATCGCCCATAAGTTCGTGCAGGACTTGCTGACACTGCCCGACGCGCAACTGTATGCCGTCGCTTCTTCCAATCAACAACGTGCCGACGAATTTGCGCAGCAGTACGGAGCTACTCATGCCTTTGGTTCGTATGAAGACCTGCTAACCTTACCCGATCTGGATGTGGTTTATGTGGCCACCCCACATACGCAGCACCATGAGAATGCCATGATGCTCCTGAAAGGTGGTGTGGCCGTACTCGGTGAAAAGCCGTTTGCGATGGATGGTAAACAGGTGAAGGAAATGGTTGACACCGCCCGCTCCGGGAAAGTATTCCTGATGGAAGCACTCTGGAGTCGGTTCATGCCTGGGATTGTCCGGGCGCATGAGCTGGCTCAATCGGGTGCCATTGGTAAGATTGTGTCGGTAAAAGCAGACTTTGGTTTTAAGGCACCCTTTTCTCCGGATGGACGATTGTTTAACAAGGCACTGGGGGGAGGAGCGTTGATGGATATTGGGATCTATCCGCTGTTTTTGTCATACCTGATGTTGGGCAAACCAGCAACAATCAAAGCATCGGCCATTTTTGGAACAACCGGCGTCGATGAGCAATGTGGCATGGTGCTGACCTACGATGATGGCCAGCTTGCTTTGTTAGATAGCACATTGCAGGCGAAAACCGATTGCGTAGGCATCATACAGGGAGAATCAGGCCAGATTCGAATTCATAGCCGTTTTCATGAAGCGAAAGGGATTACGCTTCATCTTGAAGGTCAGGACCCAACCGATTTTGACTTCGACCGGAATACGCACGGCTATGATTATGAAGCGCAACACGTTATGCAATGCCTGGCCGAAGGTCGGACAGAAAGCCCCGTCTGGTCGCTGGATGACAGCGTTAATCTGATGACATTACTGGATGCGATTCGGGCCGAAGCTGCCATTGTTTATTAA
- a CDS encoding DUF481 domain-containing protein produces the protein MKTAQFFALTIVLLFFHSRVFAQIVEQPDPLRPSTPDSIKTTKADSSQVATSSQDSTQAQQAAPPTPTFRYRFTADGTLTSGNVNRALLQLTSAIDYQLSDYFKLSSNPSFVYGKQNGLLAEREWFGDLRTTLRHEKRLYYLAFGSYERSNLRQINHRWTVAAGAGFKLLNRKRAYISLTDVLMQEYTDFQELNDINIFRNSARLYGEYTFDKDRWTVTHTAFYQPALGQYNIRWNASVSVQVKLTTTTSLRTTLANAYESLIVPGRQNNDLRFTIGLVYEKK, from the coding sequence GTGAAAACCGCTCAATTTTTTGCTTTAACGATTGTCCTTCTTTTTTTTCATTCCCGCGTGTTTGCCCAGATTGTGGAGCAACCCGATCCGCTACGACCCTCTACGCCAGACTCCATCAAAACGACAAAAGCGGATTCGAGCCAGGTAGCAACCAGCAGCCAGGATTCAACCCAGGCACAACAAGCTGCACCACCTACGCCTACGTTTCGGTATCGCTTTACCGCCGATGGCACCCTTACATCCGGCAATGTCAACCGGGCTTTATTGCAGCTGACAAGTGCGATCGATTATCAGCTCAGTGACTATTTTAAATTGTCGAGTAATCCGTCATTCGTTTATGGGAAGCAAAATGGTCTCCTGGCCGAACGCGAATGGTTCGGCGATTTACGAACGACTTTACGCCACGAAAAACGATTGTATTATCTGGCCTTTGGCTCGTATGAGCGAAGTAATCTGCGACAGATCAATCATCGCTGGACTGTTGCGGCCGGAGCTGGCTTTAAGTTGCTCAATCGCAAACGAGCCTACATTTCGCTTACGGATGTTTTAATGCAGGAATATACCGACTTTCAGGAGCTGAACGACATCAACATTTTCCGTAATTCGGCCCGGCTTTATGGCGAATATACCTTTGATAAGGATCGCTGGACCGTTACGCACACGGCTTTTTATCAACCCGCTTTGGGGCAGTACAACATCCGATGGAATGCCAGTGTAAGCGTTCAGGTAAAATTAACGACAACCACCAGCCTGCGTACGACGCTTGCGAATGCGTATGAAAGCCTGATTGTGCCCGGCCGTCAGAATAACGACCTGCGATTTACAATAGGATTGGTCTATGAAAAAAAGTAG
- a CDS encoding DUF1501 domain-containing protein produces MNRRDFLQQSALTTAGTLLIPHFLKAYETQAMGQLPGSTGKILVIVQLSGGNDGLNTVIPFRNDIYYRERPTIAIRPEKVLPLNDEIGLHPAMGSLKALYDEGLVTVINNVGYPNPDRSHFRSMDIWQTASDSDQYLHTGWIGRYLDAACAGKTQQPFRTIEVDDTLSLALKGNNLNGMAVLDPKKLYNQTRSGLVTKLGQAHHDEHESVSYLYKTLAETVSSAEYVYDKAKIQTSSTTYPNHELGNRLKTVSQFIQSGVETSVYYISISGFDTHINQPGQQERLLGQYAEAVGAFMTDLKAANRQNDVLLMTFSEFGRRVKQNASNGTDHGTANNVFLIGGGMPSRRVLNEAPNLTALTDGDLTYSVDFRQIYATLLRDYLGTDDVTILGRKFESLKIV; encoded by the coding sequence ATGAACCGCAGAGACTTCCTCCAACAATCGGCCCTGACAACGGCGGGAACCTTATTGATTCCGCATTTTCTGAAAGCCTACGAAACGCAGGCAATGGGGCAACTGCCTGGCTCGACGGGTAAAATTCTGGTGATCGTGCAGCTATCGGGCGGAAACGATGGCCTCAATACAGTCATACCGTTCCGTAATGATATTTATTACCGCGAGCGGCCTACCATTGCCATCCGGCCCGAAAAAGTATTGCCCTTAAACGACGAAATTGGCCTGCATCCGGCCATGGGTTCGTTGAAAGCTCTCTATGATGAAGGATTGGTGACGGTGATCAACAATGTCGGCTACCCAAATCCCGACCGTTCGCACTTTCGCTCGATGGATATCTGGCAAACAGCCAGCGATTCAGATCAGTATCTGCATACGGGTTGGATTGGCCGTTATCTGGATGCGGCCTGTGCCGGGAAAACGCAGCAACCGTTCCGTACCATTGAGGTAGACGATACGCTGAGCCTTGCTCTGAAAGGGAATAATCTGAACGGAATGGCTGTCTTAGACCCGAAAAAGCTGTACAATCAGACTCGGAGTGGTCTGGTTACGAAGCTGGGTCAGGCGCATCACGACGAGCACGAATCCGTGTCGTACCTGTATAAAACGCTCGCTGAAACGGTTTCTTCGGCAGAATACGTCTATGATAAGGCAAAAATACAGACTTCCTCAACGACCTATCCCAATCATGAACTGGGTAATCGACTCAAAACCGTTTCTCAATTCATTCAGTCTGGTGTTGAAACGAGCGTCTATTACATCTCAATCAGTGGTTTCGATACACACATCAACCAGCCGGGGCAGCAGGAGCGATTGCTGGGTCAATATGCCGAAGCCGTAGGCGCGTTTATGACGGACCTGAAGGCCGCCAATCGGCAAAATGACGTATTGCTGATGACATTCTCGGAATTTGGTCGGCGGGTAAAACAGAATGCCAGCAATGGTACGGATCATGGAACGGCTAACAATGTATTTCTGATTGGCGGAGGAATGCCTTCGCGTCGGGTGCTGAACGAAGCCCCCAACCTAACGGCCTTAACCGACGGTGATCTGACCTACTCTGTCGATTTTCGCCAGATTTATGCAACTCTGCTCCGTGACTATCTGGGTACGGATGATGTGACAATTCTGGGCCGGAAGTTCGAGTCGCTGAAGATTGTATAG